In Flagellatimonas centrodinii, a single window of DNA contains:
- a CDS encoding L,D-transpeptidase family protein, whose protein sequence is MRRRSVPLMLMLMLLSMLAAPLAQAVDLVRVVKSERQLYLLENGTVVGQYPVALGRQPRGHKQREGDLRTPEGRYVLDKKNAESAFYRSIRISYPNDDDRARAAALGVPPGGGIMLHGQKNGFGEYAAYAQRFDWTEGCIALTDADMDALWARVAVGTPIEIVP, encoded by the coding sequence ATGCGCCGCCGTTCCGTCCCGCTGATGCTGATGCTGATGCTGCTGTCGATGCTCGCAGCGCCCCTGGCGCAGGCGGTCGACCTGGTGCGGGTGGTGAAGTCGGAGCGGCAGCTCTACCTGCTGGAGAATGGCACCGTGGTCGGCCAGTATCCGGTGGCGCTGGGACGCCAGCCGCGAGGCCACAAGCAGCGCGAGGGGGACCTGCGCACCCCCGAAGGCCGGTATGTCCTCGACAAGAAGAACGCCGAGAGCGCGTTCTACCGCTCGATCCGCATCTCCTATCCCAACGACGACGACCGCGCCCGCGCCGCAGCACTGGGCGTCCCGCCGGGGGGCGGCATCATGTTGCACGGGCAGAAGAACGGGTTCGGTGAATATGCCGCCTACGCCCAGCGCTTCGACTGGACCGAGGGCTGCATCGCCCTCACCGATGCCGACATGGACGCGCTGTGGGCGCGGGTGGCAGTGGGGACGCCGATTGAGATCGTGCCGTGA
- a CDS encoding molybdopterin-dependent oxidoreductase, translating to MPATREQTHYRACHLCEAICGLEIKVRDGHVSSIRGDEADPLSRGHICPKAVAIQDLHEDPDRLRQPMKRTGDSWAPVSWKVALDDIADRLAALHKAHGANSIGAYLGNPSVHNWGNLTHSSAFLGPLKTRSRFSATSVDQLPHQLVSYWLYGHQLMVAVPDIDRSHYLLMLGANPLASNGSLWTVPDVKKRIKALQARGGKLVVIDPRRTETAEVADAHHFIRPGADAALLLALLNVLFAEGLTAPGRLADFTTGLDEVAAAVAAFTPERAAAVTGIDADHIRQIARDLAAAPAAAVYGRMGISTQAQGTLCQWALAMLNIVTGNLDREGGMCFPQPAMDLVKGPGSKPGHFNAWRSRVRGLPEFGGELPVSALAEEILTPGDGQIRALITIAGNPVLSTPNGRQLEQALGQLDFMVSFDYYRNETTRFADYILPPTSALEHDHYDIIFHHFAVRNTARYNPAIFPKPDGAMHDWEVFSALGRRLRQRLQPDAGRPLMKRLGARMKDAVMQRMAPHRLLDLALRNGPYGKGSEHRLSLSALKAAPHGVDLGPLQSTLPKRLFTRDKTIPCLNDDLRAELQRYDAALTATPLPTADELWLIGRRHVRSNNSWMHNSQRLVKGKARHQLMMHPADLAARDLTDGAEVRVQSRVGTVTVTVQATDDIMRGVVSLPHGWGHARPGVALAVAGALAGQSVNDLTDDRFLDALSGNAALNGVPVKVTADVEAPVGFSTLDVLSSDGPESPRRASA from the coding sequence ATGCCAGCCACCCGCGAGCAGACCCACTACCGTGCCTGTCACCTTTGCGAGGCCATCTGCGGCCTCGAGATCAAGGTGCGCGACGGCCATGTCAGCAGCATCCGCGGCGATGAGGCCGACCCGCTTTCGCGTGGGCACATCTGCCCCAAGGCGGTGGCGATCCAGGACCTGCACGAAGACCCGGACCGCCTGCGCCAGCCGATGAAGCGCACCGGCGACAGTTGGGCACCGGTGAGCTGGAAGGTGGCGCTGGACGACATCGCCGATCGCCTCGCCGCACTCCACAAGGCCCATGGCGCCAACAGCATCGGCGCGTATCTGGGCAATCCCAGCGTGCACAACTGGGGCAATCTCACCCACAGTTCGGCCTTTCTCGGGCCGCTGAAAACCCGCAGCCGGTTCTCCGCCACCTCGGTCGACCAGTTGCCGCACCAGTTGGTGTCGTACTGGCTGTACGGGCACCAGTTGATGGTGGCGGTGCCGGACATCGACCGCAGCCACTACCTGCTGATGCTGGGCGCCAACCCGCTGGCCTCCAACGGCAGCCTGTGGACGGTGCCGGACGTGAAGAAGCGCATCAAGGCTTTGCAGGCGCGCGGCGGCAAACTGGTGGTGATCGACCCGCGCCGCACCGAAACCGCCGAGGTGGCGGACGCCCATCACTTCATCCGCCCGGGCGCCGACGCCGCGCTGCTGCTGGCGCTGCTCAACGTGCTGTTCGCCGAAGGGCTGACCGCGCCGGGCCGGCTGGCGGATTTCACCACCGGGCTCGACGAAGTGGCCGCTGCAGTGGCGGCCTTCACCCCCGAGCGTGCGGCGGCGGTGACCGGCATCGACGCCGACCACATTCGCCAGATCGCACGGGACCTCGCCGCCGCGCCGGCCGCCGCGGTCTATGGCCGCATGGGCATCTCCACCCAGGCCCAGGGCACCCTGTGCCAGTGGGCGCTGGCGATGCTCAACATCGTTACCGGCAACCTCGACCGCGAGGGCGGCATGTGCTTTCCGCAGCCGGCGATGGACCTGGTCAAGGGCCCCGGTTCCAAGCCCGGCCACTTCAACGCCTGGCGCTCGCGGGTACGCGGGCTGCCGGAATTCGGCGGCGAGCTGCCGGTGTCGGCGCTGGCCGAGGAGATCCTCACGCCCGGCGACGGGCAGATCCGGGCACTGATCACCATCGCCGGCAATCCGGTGCTGTCCACCCCCAACGGGCGACAGCTGGAACAGGCCCTGGGGCAGCTCGATTTCATGGTGTCGTTCGACTACTACCGCAACGAGACCACCCGCTTCGCCGACTACATCCTGCCGCCCACCAGCGCGCTGGAGCATGACCACTACGACATCATCTTTCACCACTTCGCGGTGCGGAATACGGCGCGCTACAACCCCGCCATCTTCCCCAAGCCGGACGGCGCCATGCACGACTGGGAGGTGTTTTCGGCGCTCGGCCGACGGCTGCGCCAACGCCTGCAACCGGATGCCGGCCGGCCGTTGATGAAGCGACTGGGTGCGCGGATGAAAGACGCCGTGATGCAACGTATGGCGCCGCATCGCCTGCTGGATCTGGCGCTGCGCAACGGGCCGTATGGCAAGGGCAGTGAGCACCGGCTGTCGCTGTCGGCACTGAAGGCGGCGCCGCACGGCGTCGACCTCGGGCCGCTGCAGTCAACGCTGCCCAAGCGCCTGTTCACCCGTGACAAGACCATCCCCTGCCTCAACGATGACCTGCGGGCCGAGCTGCAGCGCTACGACGCCGCGCTGACGGCGACCCCACTGCCAACCGCCGACGAGCTGTGGCTGATCGGCCGGCGGCATGTGCGCAGCAACAACAGCTGGATGCACAACAGCCAGCGGCTGGTAAAGGGCAAGGCCCGACATCAACTGATGATGCACCCGGCCGACCTGGCTGCCCGCGATCTGACCGATGGCGCCGAGGTGCGCGTGCAATCGCGGGTGGGCACGGTGACGGTCACGGTACAGGCCACCGACGACATCATGCGCGGCGTGGTGTCGCTGCCGCACGGCTGGGGCCATGCGCGCCCCGGTGTGGCATTGGCAGTGGCCGGCGCCCTGGCCGGGCAGAGCGTCAACGACCTCACCGACGACCGGTTTCTCGATGCCCTGTCGGGCAATGCCGCGCTAAACGGCGTGCCGGTAAAGGTGACGGCGGACGTCGAGGCGCCGGTGGGGTTCTCGACGCTGGACGTCCTGTCCAGCGACGGTCCCGAATCGCCGCGCCGTGCGTCCGCCTGA
- a CDS encoding type II toxin-antitoxin system RelE/ParE family toxin gives MGRFRLTKAAEQDLEQIFDFGIDRFGLDQTMKYQVGLDQQLHALADQPLVYQAVDHIRPGYRRGVYRSHAIYYRVEGNGILIVRILGNQNPDTALSG, from the coding sequence GTGGGGCGCTTTAGGCTGACCAAGGCGGCGGAACAGGATCTCGAACAAATATTCGACTTCGGGATCGATCGATTCGGCCTGGATCAGACCATGAAATATCAGGTCGGATTGGATCAGCAGTTACATGCGCTTGCCGACCAGCCACTGGTGTATCAAGCCGTAGACCATATCCGGCCAGGCTACCGACGCGGCGTCTACCGCAGTCACGCGATCTACTACCGTGTCGAAGGCAACGGCATTCTCATTGTGCGCATCCTGGGGAACCAGAATCCCGACACGGCATTGAGCGGGTGA
- the mscL gene encoding large-conductance mechanosensitive channel protein MscL → MLEEFKKFALRGNVIDLAVGVVIGAAFGKIVSSLVGDLLMPVIGMMVGGVDFADLVIVLKAAEGDLPAVTIGYGKFLQTVLDFIIIAWAVFLFVKLFNNLKKKEEAAPAAPPAPPEPSVEEKLLTEIRDLLKKD, encoded by the coding sequence ATGCTCGAAGAATTCAAGAAGTTCGCCTTGCGCGGCAACGTGATCGACCTCGCGGTCGGGGTCGTCATTGGCGCCGCCTTCGGCAAGATCGTGTCGTCACTGGTGGGCGACCTGTTGATGCCGGTGATCGGCATGATGGTCGGTGGCGTTGATTTCGCTGACCTGGTGATCGTGCTCAAGGCAGCCGAGGGCGACCTGCCGGCGGTGACCATCGGTTACGGCAAGTTCCTCCAGACCGTGCTCGACTTCATCATCATCGCCTGGGCGGTGTTCCTGTTCGTGAAACTGTTCAACAACCTGAAGAAGAAGGAAGAGGCCGCGCCTGCCGCGCCGCCCGCGCCACCGGAACCGTCGGTGGAAGAGAAGCTGCTGACCGAAATCCGCGACCTGCTGAAAAAGGACTGA
- the vapC gene encoding type II toxin-antitoxin system tRNA(fMet)-specific endonuclease VapC — protein MLRYLLDTNLCIETIRHRPAGLRAAFNRHHGHMGISAVTVMELLYGVELSAQTQRNLADVEGFIARLDVLDYDAAAAAHTAQIRAELKVAGTQIGPYDQMIAGHARSRGLVVVTNNTKEFQRVAGLRIEDWTT, from the coding sequence ATGTTGCGCTATCTGCTGGACACCAATCTGTGTATCGAGACGATCCGTCACCGGCCGGCGGGGCTCCGTGCCGCTTTCAATCGGCATCATGGGCACATGGGGATCAGCGCCGTCACGGTGATGGAGCTGCTGTACGGGGTGGAGCTGTCGGCACAAACGCAGCGGAACCTCGCAGATGTGGAAGGCTTCATCGCCCGTCTGGATGTGCTGGACTACGATGCGGCCGCTGCTGCGCACACGGCGCAGATTCGAGCTGAACTGAAAGTCGCCGGCACCCAGATCGGGCCCTATGACCAGATGATTGCCGGCCATGCACGATCACGTGGATTGGTGGTGGTGACCAACAACACGAAAGAGTTTCAGCGCGTGGCCGGGCTTCGCATTGAGGACTGGACCACCTGA
- a CDS encoding type II toxin-antitoxin system ParD family antitoxin, which yields MTTVRKTITLTDQQGAWVKARIANGDFTNDSEYIRDLIRRDQQSKAEVESIRTALIAGENSGLSDKKPGQILQAVIKRKRKRGAL from the coding sequence ATGACAACAGTGCGTAAGACGATCACGCTGACCGACCAGCAGGGCGCATGGGTGAAGGCCCGTATCGCCAACGGGGACTTCACGAATGACAGCGAATACATCCGTGATCTGATCCGCAGAGACCAGCAGAGCAAGGCCGAGGTCGAATCCATTCGTACCGCATTGATCGCCGGCGAGAACAGCGGGCTGAGCGACAAGAAGCCCGGTCAGATCCTGCAGGCAGTCATAAAGCGGAAGCGCAAACGTGGGGCGCTTTAG
- a CDS encoding adenylate/guanylate cyclase domain-containing protein — protein MATQTSPPHTQHRWIDRFIDIADWPASRKTLLMTVVLLPVQTVGSVGAAAAFHLYPLWGLEAPLIDTALNDGFLVLWLAGTVIALLAAWLPARAGRDAPWTVYLFVIPFTTGLCGLTYLFGTMSSPFIAVYPVAMFLLALYFEGRVGLFAFGFVTALYLVIGTLEIRGVIPHAPILRIDTLAAQNQPAWFAIHLFIVSLALAFCTLLGLAIVFARRVQQARLQRAHAELQRAERLLARGNRLIRRYVPAQVADKLLSDRFEDMERTRRVKLALFFSDVEGFTALADRLEPEELTRLLNEYLTEMTAIAAAHHGIIDQLVGDGIMIFFGAPDATDDRDHALRAIHMAQAMQARMTTLQQRWRDQGIEQPFRIRIGINSGYASVGNFGSPGRMVYSAIGHQVNLTARIQAACPAGGILISHATWALVKDRVDCTPRGEISVKGVQHPLRVYAVATASDG, from the coding sequence ATGGCAACGCAGACATCACCGCCCCACACCCAGCACCGCTGGATCGATCGCTTCATCGACATTGCCGACTGGCCCGCCAGCCGCAAGACGCTGTTGATGACCGTGGTGCTACTGCCGGTGCAGACCGTCGGATCAGTCGGCGCGGCGGCGGCATTTCACCTGTACCCACTGTGGGGGCTTGAGGCCCCGCTGATCGACACCGCGCTCAACGACGGCTTTCTGGTGCTGTGGCTGGCCGGAACGGTGATCGCCCTGCTGGCGGCCTGGCTGCCAGCGCGTGCCGGCCGCGATGCGCCGTGGACGGTCTACCTGTTCGTCATTCCCTTCACCACCGGCCTGTGCGGGCTCACCTACCTGTTCGGCACCATGAGTTCGCCGTTCATCGCGGTGTACCCGGTGGCGATGTTCCTGCTGGCGCTGTACTTCGAGGGCCGCGTCGGCCTGTTCGCCTTCGGCTTCGTCACCGCGCTGTATCTGGTCATCGGCACGCTGGAGATCCGCGGGGTGATTCCGCACGCGCCGATCCTGCGCATCGACACCCTCGCCGCACAGAACCAGCCGGCGTGGTTTGCCATTCACCTGTTCATCGTCAGCCTGGCGCTGGCCTTCTGCACCCTGCTGGGGCTGGCCATCGTGTTTGCCCGCCGGGTGCAACAGGCGCGGCTGCAGCGCGCGCATGCCGAACTGCAGCGCGCCGAACGACTGCTGGCACGCGGCAACCGGCTGATCCGCCGATACGTGCCGGCGCAGGTGGCCGACAAGCTGCTGTCGGATCGCTTCGAAGACATGGAGCGCACCCGGCGGGTGAAGCTGGCGCTGTTTTTTTCCGATGTCGAGGGCTTCACCGCGCTGGCCGACCGGCTGGAGCCGGAGGAACTAACGCGGCTGCTCAACGAATACCTCACCGAGATGACCGCCATCGCCGCCGCCCACCACGGCATCATCGACCAACTGGTGGGCGACGGCATCATGATCTTCTTCGGCGCGCCGGATGCCACCGATGACCGCGACCACGCGCTGCGCGCTATCCACATGGCGCAGGCGATGCAGGCGCGCATGACGACCCTGCAGCAACGCTGGCGGGATCAGGGCATCGAGCAGCCGTTCCGCATTCGCATCGGCATCAACAGCGGCTATGCCAGCGTCGGCAACTTCGGCTCACCCGGGCGCATGGTGTATTCCGCCATCGGCCATCAGGTGAACCTGACGGCCCGTATCCAGGCCGCCTGCCCGGCCGGCGGCATTCTCATCAGCCATGCCACCTGGGCGCTGGTGAAAGACCGGGTGGACTGCACGCCCCGGGGCGAGATCAGCGTCAAGGGCGTGCAGCATCCGCTGCGGGTTTACGCAGTGGCGACCGCCAGCGACGGATAG
- a CDS encoding porin family protein: protein MMKTKMIPLVLLAGLISVPALAQDETPARYASISSLNWQLEGNFAEGSGIRLVLGQQLSDYLSVELHGGMGGDDNVTLMTTDPTPVAVNGELGLKQLFGAYLRGSVPLNERVSLYGLLGYTRVKAEFEGDANFTAGSTPLNRDSFSESESGHSYGGGIEFDVFSSVLDGRLRLTADYMLYLDKSGSEFEARSVGVKLQF, encoded by the coding sequence ATGATGAAAACGAAAATGATCCCGCTGGTCTTGCTGGCCGGTCTGATTTCAGTACCGGCGCTGGCGCAGGACGAAACCCCGGCCCGCTACGCCAGCATCAGTAGCCTCAACTGGCAACTGGAAGGCAACTTCGCCGAAGGCAGTGGCATTCGCCTGGTGCTCGGCCAGCAGCTGAGCGACTACCTCAGTGTGGAGCTGCACGGCGGCATGGGCGGAGACGACAACGTCACCCTCATGACCACCGACCCGACCCCGGTTGCGGTCAATGGCGAGCTTGGTCTGAAGCAACTGTTTGGGGCGTATCTGCGTGGCAGCGTTCCGCTCAACGAGCGAGTCAGCCTCTACGGCCTGCTGGGCTACACCAGAGTGAAGGCGGAGTTCGAAGGCGATGCGAACTTCACCGCTGGCAGCACACCGCTCAACCGCGACAGCTTCAGTGAGTCGGAATCCGGCCACAGCTATGGTGGCGGCATCGAGTTCGACGTCTTCAGCAGTGTGTTGGATGGCCGGCTGCGGCTGACAGCGGACTACATGCTGTACCTCGATAAATCCGGCAGCGAGTTCGAGGCGCGGAGTGTGGGGGTGAAGCTTCAGTTCTGA
- a CDS encoding SDR family oxidoreductase, whose product MQSQWVTQWPQRALIVGCGDVGTRIARRLHHAGVKVTGIVRREGAAAALEAEGVAAEVRDLDTAPDSPLPPADWVFWCAPPPREGVEDRRLRRWLPALAGRRVVYGSTTAVYGDCGGRWIDEDEPTQPLHDRGRRRLDAEQALQAAGIETVILRIPGIYGPGRWPLARLQAGTPVIREDQSPPSNRIHAEDLADVAILAARRGATGRVYHVGDGQPTTMSDYFLRCAAHFGLPPPPQVDFETARKTFSPAQWSFIEGARRLRVDRAREELGFVPAYPDLAAGLSGSG is encoded by the coding sequence ATGCAGTCTCAGTGGGTAACGCAGTGGCCGCAGCGGGCCCTGATCGTGGGATGTGGCGATGTCGGGACGCGCATTGCGCGCCGGCTCCACCATGCCGGGGTGAAGGTTACCGGGATCGTCCGCCGCGAGGGCGCCGCCGCCGCCCTGGAGGCCGAAGGTGTGGCGGCCGAGGTCCGCGACCTCGATACCGCCCCCGATTCCCCCCTGCCCCCGGCGGACTGGGTGTTCTGGTGTGCGCCACCTCCCCGTGAGGGCGTCGAGGACCGGCGGCTGCGGCGCTGGCTGCCGGCGCTGGCCGGGCGCCGCGTGGTGTACGGCTCGACCACGGCAGTGTATGGCGACTGCGGCGGGCGCTGGATCGACGAGGACGAGCCGACACAGCCGCTGCACGACCGCGGCCGGCGCCGGCTGGATGCCGAGCAGGCGCTGCAGGCGGCCGGGATCGAGACCGTGATCCTGCGCATCCCCGGGATTTACGGCCCCGGCCGCTGGCCGCTGGCGCGCCTGCAGGCGGGCACGCCGGTGATCCGCGAAGACCAGTCGCCACCGTCCAACCGGATTCACGCCGAAGACCTCGCCGATGTGGCGATCCTGGCGGCGCGGCGCGGCGCGACCGGCCGGGTCTATCACGTCGGCGACGGCCAGCCCACCACCATGAGCGACTACTTCCTGCGCTGCGCGGCGCATTTCGGGCTGCCGCCACCGCCGCAGGTCGACTTCGAGACCGCGCGCAAGACCTTCAGCCCGGCACAGTGGTCGTTCATCGAGGGCGCGCGCCGGTTGCGGGTGGACCGCGCGCGTGAAGAGCTGGGTTTCGTCCCTGCCTATCCCGATCTGGCCGCCGGCCTCTCGGGTTCCGGGTGA
- the vapB gene encoding type II toxin-antitoxin system VapB family antitoxin produces the protein MEQGAVFKSNRSQAIRLSKAAALPDDVKRVDVVSIGRTRIITPAGEAWDSWFEGAGVSADYLAEREQPAAQERDAF, from the coding sequence ATGGAACAGGGTGCCGTTTTCAAGAGCAATCGCAGTCAGGCCATTCGGCTGTCCAAGGCGGCGGCGCTGCCGGACGATGTGAAACGGGTGGATGTGGTGTCGATCGGGCGTACACGCATCATCACGCCGGCCGGAGAGGCCTGGGACAGTTGGTTTGAGGGTGCCGGCGTCAGCGCCGACTATCTGGCCGAGCGTGAGCAGCCTGCGGCGCAGGAGCGCGATGCGTTCTGA
- a CDS encoding alkene reductase, with translation MTDLFTPLQAGAWALPNRIVMAPLTRTRAGVEHVPNALMAEYYAQRADAGLLIAEATMVAPDASAFTAEPGIFDADRATAWRQVTDAVHARGGRIVLQIWHPGRAAHSLLNGGVQPISSTDRAIGNGHIHTPQGKQPYEAPRRLREDELPGIVGRFRAASEFALQAGFDGVQIHGAHGYLVDQFLRDGANDRNDGYGGTLEKRARLLLEVTDQAIAVWGADRVSVRISPLVGVNDMSDSNPEALVIYVAQQMAARKIAMLEMRHADQALPEERALAEVARAHFPGVILSNGGYDRDSANAALVAGRVDAVAFGRAYIGNPDLVRRFAEGAPLNEMNPRTLYSPGPEGYTDYPSLAVATA, from the coding sequence ATGACCGATCTCTTCACCCCGCTTCAGGCCGGCGCCTGGGCGCTGCCCAACCGGATCGTGATGGCGCCGCTGACGCGCACCCGCGCCGGAGTGGAACATGTGCCCAACGCGCTGATGGCCGAGTACTACGCGCAGCGTGCGGATGCCGGGCTGTTGATCGCCGAAGCCACCATGGTGGCACCCGATGCCAGCGCGTTCACCGCAGAACCCGGCATCTTCGACGCCGATCGTGCAACGGCCTGGCGCCAGGTGACCGATGCGGTGCATGCCCGCGGTGGCCGCATCGTGTTGCAGATCTGGCACCCGGGCCGGGCGGCGCATTCATTGCTCAATGGCGGCGTGCAGCCGATCTCATCCACCGACCGCGCCATTGGCAACGGTCACATCCACACGCCGCAGGGCAAGCAGCCTTACGAGGCGCCGCGGCGTCTGCGGGAGGATGAACTGCCCGGCATCGTCGGCCGCTTTCGCGCCGCCAGCGAATTTGCGCTGCAGGCCGGCTTTGACGGCGTGCAGATTCACGGCGCCCACGGCTATCTGGTTGACCAGTTCCTGCGCGATGGCGCCAATGACCGCAACGACGGTTACGGTGGCACGCTGGAGAAGCGGGCGCGGCTGCTGCTAGAGGTGACCGATCAGGCCATCGCGGTGTGGGGTGCAGACCGGGTGTCGGTGCGCATCTCGCCGTTGGTGGGGGTCAATGACATGTCCGACAGCAACCCGGAGGCGCTGGTGATCTACGTGGCGCAGCAGATGGCGGCCCGCAAGATCGCCATGCTGGAAATGCGCCATGCCGACCAGGCCCTGCCGGAAGAGCGGGCGCTGGCGGAGGTTGCGCGTGCGCACTTCCCCGGCGTCATCCTCAGCAATGGTGGTTATGACCGCGACAGCGCCAATGCCGCGCTGGTGGCCGGCCGTGTCGATGCGGTGGCCTTTGGCCGCGCCTACATCGGCAACCCAGATCTGGTGCGCCGTTTCGCGGAAGGCGCACCACTCAACGAGATGAACCCGCGCACGCTCTACAGCCCGGGGCCTGAGGGCTACACCGACTATCCGTCGCTGGCGGTCGCCACTGCGTAA
- a CDS encoding FAD-binding oxidoreductase, which produces MFTITLSDGRTFSAKPEHTVLASARAAHVVLPYGCESGSCGACRLPGRGTVAYPGGAPALSAAEAAAGQMLTCRAQPRSDLTLDLPARLAGLAPRRITTRLLARRWLSADVLGVSLKLPRGAPFRYLPGQYVDVLLDDGGRRSFSLASAPDGETLQWHVRVVPGGRFAQALAAAPDGQIIRLEGPLGSFFVRDDDRPLLMVAGGTGLAPVLAQLEALLAEGDPRPIDLWWGVRSEADLYHHEALSGLAMQHANLRYHPVLGAPGAGWTGARGFVHEAVVAAHPDLSAYAVYMAGPPPMIDAAKTAFPAAGLDAAQLFYDRFEDAFKTWPGR; this is translated from the coding sequence ATGTTCACCATTACCCTGTCAGACGGTCGTACATTCTCCGCCAAGCCGGAACATACCGTGCTGGCCTCGGCCCGCGCTGCCCATGTGGTGCTGCCGTACGGCTGCGAATCCGGCAGCTGCGGCGCCTGTCGCCTGCCCGGCCGCGGCACGGTGGCCTACCCCGGCGGCGCACCCGCGCTCAGCGCCGCAGAGGCCGCCGCAGGGCAGATGCTGACCTGTCGCGCCCAGCCCCGCAGCGACCTGACACTGGACCTGCCGGCACGCCTCGCCGGGCTGGCGCCGCGACGCATCACCACCCGGCTGCTGGCGCGCCGCTGGCTCAGCGCCGACGTGCTGGGGGTGAGCCTGAAACTGCCGCGCGGCGCGCCATTTCGTTATCTGCCCGGCCAGTATGTCGATGTGTTGCTGGACGACGGCGGGCGTCGCAGCTTCTCGCTGGCCAGTGCGCCCGACGGCGAGACCCTGCAGTGGCATGTCCGCGTTGTCCCCGGCGGCCGCTTCGCCCAGGCGCTGGCCGCCGCGCCGGATGGCCAGATCATCCGACTTGAGGGCCCACTCGGCAGCTTCTTCGTCCGCGATGACGATCGCCCGCTGCTGATGGTGGCCGGCGGCACCGGCCTGGCCCCGGTGCTGGCGCAGCTGGAGGCGCTGCTGGCCGAAGGCGACCCGCGCCCGATCGACCTCTGGTGGGGGGTGCGCAGCGAGGCCGACCTCTATCATCACGAGGCCCTGAGCGGGCTGGCGATGCAGCATGCAAACCTTCGTTACCACCCGGTGCTGGGCGCGCCCGGCGCGGGCTGGACCGGCGCCCGCGGCTTCGTCCACGAGGCGGTCGTCGCCGCCCATCCCGACCTGTCGGCCTACGCCGTCTACATGGCCGGCCCGCCGCCGATGATTGATGCCGCCAAGACCGCGTTCCCGGCCGCCGGCCTCGACGCCGCGCAGCTGTTCTACGACCGCTTCGAGGATGCCTTCAAGACCTGGCCAGGCCGATGA
- a CDS encoding TauD/TfdA dioxygenase family protein has product MSDTDRTAPPALQVTPSGQACGASVTGVDLSQPLTADTVAAIRAAWLEHHVLAFPDQHLSDDDLERFTTYFGDFGDDPFIAPIPGRQHIIAVERRADEKSPLFAEAWHSDWSFQARPPSGTCLYGITIPPVGGDTLFANQHAALDAMPAELRARIDGRIAIHSAKRAYAPDGMYGNHDAKGRSMVILPSRDADNTQLHPLIRKHPETGREGLFSCFGYIIGIDGMADAEAMQLLMALYQWQTLEQFQYRHRWQPNMLVMWDNRSVLHAATGGYTGHDRLLHRTTIAAV; this is encoded by the coding sequence ATGTCCGACACCGACCGCACCGCACCCCCTGCCCTGCAGGTCACGCCCTCTGGCCAGGCCTGTGGTGCCAGCGTGACCGGCGTCGATCTGTCGCAGCCGCTGACCGCCGACACCGTGGCCGCCATCCGCGCCGCCTGGCTTGAGCATCACGTGCTGGCCTTCCCCGACCAGCATCTCAGCGATGACGATCTCGAACGCTTCACCACCTACTTTGGCGACTTCGGCGACGACCCCTTCATCGCCCCCATCCCCGGCCGCCAGCACATCATCGCGGTGGAGCGGCGGGCCGATGAGAAGTCACCATTGTTCGCCGAAGCCTGGCACAGCGACTGGAGCTTTCAGGCGCGGCCGCCGTCTGGCACCTGCTTGTACGGCATCACCATTCCGCCGGTGGGCGGCGACACCCTGTTCGCCAACCAGCATGCCGCACTCGACGCCATGCCCGCCGAGCTGCGCGCCCGCATCGACGGCCGCATCGCCATCCACTCCGCCAAACGCGCCTACGCCCCGGATGGCATGTACGGCAACCACGATGCCAAGGGCCGCTCCATGGTGATCCTGCCCTCCAGGGACGCCGACAACACCCAGCTGCACCCGCTGATCCGCAAGCACCCCGAAACCGGCCGCGAAGGCCTGTTCAGCTGCTTCGGCTACATCATCGGCATCGACGGCATGGCCGACGCCGAGGCCATGCAACTGCTGATGGCGCTCTACCAATGGCAAACCCTTGAGCAATTCCAATACCGCCACCGCTGGCAGCCCAACATGCTGGTGATGTGGGACAACCGCTCCGTACTGCACGCCGCCACCGGCGGCTATACCGGGCATGACCGGCTGCTGCATCGGACCACGATTGCGGCGGTGTGA